A portion of the Chryseobacterium tructae genome contains these proteins:
- a CDS encoding response regulator transcription factor — protein MKILIVEDEAELAKSIAEYLSEENYLCENAATFSEAMSKIEMFEYDCILLDIMLPDGNGLRILEELKKQNKQDGVIIISAKNALDDKIEGLKLGADDYLTKPFHLSELMARIYSIIRRKQFSSSNVVKQNELQIDLLAKTVAVNDETIALTKKEFDLLIYFIGNKNKVISKSTLAEHLSGDFADMLDNHDFVYAHVKNLKKKLYDAGCEHYLKTVYGTGYKWEA, from the coding sequence ATGAAAATTCTAATTGTTGAAGACGAAGCCGAACTCGCCAAAAGTATCGCCGAATATTTATCTGAGGAAAATTATCTCTGTGAAAATGCGGCCACCTTTAGTGAAGCCATGAGTAAAATAGAAATGTTCGAGTATGATTGTATCCTATTGGATATCATGCTTCCTGATGGAAATGGTCTCAGAATTCTGGAGGAATTAAAAAAGCAAAATAAGCAGGATGGTGTGATCATTATTTCGGCCAAAAATGCTTTGGATGATAAGATTGAAGGCCTGAAGCTGGGGGCTGATGATTACCTTACCAAACCTTTTCATCTTTCTGAACTTATGGCAAGGATATATTCCATTATCCGAAGAAAACAGTTCAGCAGTTCCAATGTGGTTAAACAAAATGAACTTCAGATCGACCTTCTGGCTAAAACAGTGGCCGTTAATGATGAAACAATTGCGCTCACCAAAAAAGAATTTGACCTCCTGATCTATTTCATAGGAAACAAGAATAAAGTTATTTCTAAAAGTACCTTGGCAGAACACCTTTCCGGAGATTTTGCAGATATGCTTGATAATCATGATTTTGTTTACGCTCATGTCAAAAACCTTAAAAAGAAGTTATATGATGCAGGTTGTGAACACTATCTTAAAACAGTCTATGGAACGGGGTATAAGTGGGAAGCTTAG
- a CDS encoding chloride channel protein produces MGSNFAQTYRLNYKERTLLLAAGATAGIASAFNAPIAGIMFAFEILLTGVVFTDFIPLVVAAVCGSLLSRILLQEDVLFRFYTRDAFNYKNLPYYLILGLVTGLYARYFVIISQKVEHFIKKLQLSKMRKAMFGGAVLSLLCVLFPPLFGEGYDTVKAFTNGNTHSIIENSFFRYFEIGDWTIIVFLILVLLLKAFATSFTIFSGGNGGNFAPSLFAGGTLGYLFALICQHIGFTDVPVTNLVLVGMAGAMSGVMYAPLTAIFLIAESSFGYDLFIPLMIVSIISYLIAKWFSPISPELKSLADEGKIFTNKHDKNLLFALRTDDFIDKYSQTIQESASIAELFELVKNGNKNIFAIVDDSRKLKGVLTLDDVRPYLFNKEFDTSQAVVQIMKTPPAIVHPENKPLEILQTFDDTGVWNLPVVSTGNDL; encoded by the coding sequence ATTGGATCTAATTTTGCACAGACTTACAGGCTTAATTATAAGGAACGTACCTTACTACTTGCTGCCGGAGCTACTGCCGGAATTGCATCTGCATTTAATGCTCCCATTGCTGGGATAATGTTTGCTTTTGAGATATTGTTAACTGGTGTGGTTTTTACTGATTTTATTCCATTGGTAGTGGCAGCAGTTTGTGGAAGTCTTTTGTCCAGGATATTGCTTCAGGAGGATGTGCTTTTCAGATTTTATACCAGAGATGCCTTTAACTATAAAAACTTACCTTATTATTTAATTTTAGGTCTTGTCACTGGATTATATGCCCGATATTTTGTGATTATTTCTCAAAAGGTAGAACATTTTATAAAAAAGCTTCAACTTTCAAAAATGCGTAAGGCCATGTTTGGAGGGGCGGTGCTTTCTTTGCTTTGTGTTCTTTTTCCGCCATTATTCGGAGAGGGATATGATACTGTGAAAGCTTTCACCAACGGAAATACGCATTCTATTATTGAAAACAGTTTTTTCAGATATTTTGAAATTGGTGATTGGACAATTATTGTCTTTTTAATATTGGTATTATTATTAAAGGCTTTTGCCACCTCATTTACCATATTCAGTGGTGGAAACGGAGGAAACTTTGCACCCTCTCTTTTTGCTGGTGGAACATTAGGTTATTTGTTTGCCTTAATTTGTCAGCATATAGGATTTACGGATGTTCCGGTAACTAATCTTGTGCTGGTAGGAATGGCCGGAGCCATGAGTGGCGTTATGTATGCACCGCTTACTGCCATATTTCTGATTGCAGAATCTAGTTTTGGATATGATTTGTTTATCCCATTGATGATTGTATCCATTATATCTTATCTTATTGCAAAATGGTTCTCTCCTATTTCTCCGGAACTGAAATCTCTTGCTGATGAAGGAAAGATATTTACCAATAAGCATGATAAAAACCTTCTTTTTGCCCTAAGAACTGACGATTTTATTGATAAATATTCTCAAACTATTCAGGAAAGTGCTTCTATTGCTGAGCTTTTTGAACTGGTGAAAAACGGAAATAAAAATATTTTTGCGATAGTAGATGATTCGAGAAAGCTAAAAGGAGTCTTAACGCTGGATGATGTAAGACCTTATCTTTTTAACAAAGAATTTGATACTTCACAAGCGGTTGTTCAGATTATGAAAACCCCGCCAGCCATAGTTCATCCGGAAAATAAACCTTTGGAAATTCTTCAAACTTTTGATGATACCGGAGTATGGAATCTTCCTGTTGTGAGTACAGGTAATGATTTATAG
- a CDS encoding aldo/keto reductase, translated as MEKRQIKNTDLEVAPINFGGNVFGWTLDEKQSFDILDQFTEAGFNFVDTADTYSWWVNGKGGQSEEIIGKWMKNRNNRKDIVLATKVGSETKEHGFDISKKHILKSVDESLQRLQTDHIDLYYTHFDDHTTPVEETLSAYNEIIKAGKVRYIAASNLSPERLKASFEASEKNNLPKYVALQPHYNLLEREGFEKNYAPLVEQFDLSVFPYWSLAAGFLTGKYRDESDLAKSARGEGVRKYLNPKGLEVLKALDQVSEKHHSNQGTVALAWLLSNPLITAPIVSATSSSQLETLFNAPKLILDQEDINLLTKVSN; from the coding sequence ATGGAAAAAAGACAGATCAAAAACACTGATTTAGAAGTAGCTCCTATTAACTTTGGAGGAAATGTTTTCGGATGGACATTGGATGAAAAGCAATCCTTTGATATACTGGATCAGTTTACTGAAGCCGGGTTTAATTTTGTAGATACTGCAGATACCTATTCATGGTGGGTAAATGGAAAAGGAGGACAATCTGAAGAGATCATCGGAAAATGGATGAAAAACCGCAACAACCGTAAAGATATTGTTTTGGCTACTAAAGTAGGCTCTGAAACCAAGGAACATGGATTTGACATCAGTAAAAAGCATATTCTAAAATCAGTTGACGAATCTCTGCAAAGACTTCAGACGGATCATATTGATCTTTATTATACGCATTTTGATGATCATACAACACCGGTAGAAGAAACACTTTCAGCGTATAATGAAATCATTAAAGCCGGAAAAGTACGTTATATTGCAGCTTCTAATCTTTCTCCTGAACGTTTAAAAGCATCTTTTGAAGCCTCTGAAAAGAACAATCTTCCTAAATATGTAGCATTACAACCTCATTATAACTTATTGGAAAGAGAAGGCTTTGAGAAAAACTATGCTCCTTTGGTAGAACAGTTTGACCTGAGCGTATTTCCTTATTGGTCATTAGCAGCAGGATTCTTAACCGGAAAATATCGTGATGAATCAGATCTTGCTAAAAGCGCCAGAGGAGAAGGTGTAAGAAAATATTTAAATCCTAAAGGCCTTGAAGTATTAAAAGCTTTGGATCAGGTAAGTGAAAAACATCACAGCAATCAGGGAACTGTAGCATTGGCGTGGTTATTATCCAACCCATTGATTACTGCTCCAATTGTAAGTGCAACAAGTTCTTCACAGCTTGAAACATTATTTAATGCCCCTAAACTTATTTTAGATCAGGAAGATATTAATTTGCTTACTAAAGTGAGCAATTAA